A stretch of DNA from Oreochromis aureus strain Israel breed Guangdong linkage group 10, ZZ_aureus, whole genome shotgun sequence:
CTACAAATAAGGCTGATGTGGCTGttggggtcaaaggtcaccaaATGCATTAGCCGCGACAAGTCAGACAGAAGAAAAGACTACATCACTTCCTGTGGGATTTCAACATTCTGGTCAACCTTAGTCGAGCTAGATGCTAAACTAAATAAGGTCACGGTGTGAACCAAGTCCGTGATAAAAGCTCTCAAAGTCTGAGATGTGAAGAGCAGGTGATAGGAGGCAGAACACTTATTGTGATGCAAAAGTGGCATCACAACCTGGAAAAATCCCAAAGAGGTCTTTACATCCGTCACTGATGAGTTCACTCTATCTGGTTTGAATAGAAACCCTTCAGTAGGAACTTTAATGTGGCACACTGACCTATTTTTGTATTACATCTTAGTATGTGCAGTGAAAAACAACACGTAGATGAGCTAATCTGTTAAGTGAATAAAATGCAATGAAGCTAATGATTGGCAGGTATACctaaaatgtgttgttttcatGGTAACAAGGTATAAAAGGTAAAAAGggataaaaaaatttttttataaGGAGCATCGTAATAAATGGATGTGAGCCCTTAAATGTGTACTTGTGTCTGTTATTCATATACCTTATTTAGCAGATGACAAATAGAGGAGTCATCAACAGTTCTTTGTTTTGAATACAGGGATAGTAGCTTAACAAGCTCAACAACATGGGAGGGACTACTGGTTAAGCATGCTGAGTGTTCTTGTTGTTTAAATATAGATATTTCAGGATGAAATTGCCTTATATCTTGCTGCTCAACCAAACTTAAATATTTCAATCccattactgtttttttagctGCTCTGTATTTGGTATGCAGCGTAAGATCTGGGGGTTTGAAGCCAACTGTGCAAAAGGTGAAGCAAATGCTGCAGTTTGGTGGGATTAACTTGTTTTATAGGAGTTTTAAAATGATTCTGTGATCAGTGTGCACACTATCATATGtcgcaatttaaaaaaaaaaaaaaaagaagagtgtAATTTCATACAAGCTTTTAGTTTGATAATTTGTTacttatttttctctctctttctttagtATGATTTGTCCAAGCTTTCACCAGAAGAGAAGTGGAGGTTAGTGTCTTTGCCATTTATGTATACATTTTCctaatatgtctgtgaaggttctcagtcatccaggtcatcgtagtcaaaggagtttgcaaagaaaagcgtctggacttctttaagttgcttgaagacgtttcacctctcatccgagaagcttcttcagttctaaggtcaaatggccgagagtcccagatttaaacccagtgggagtatcccccccaatgagggacaaaggaccccctggtgatcctctaatcacatgcgccaaggtgtgaaagcgggtgtgggtcctaatcagccagggtttcgggtgagcccattgtgaaacctggccccaccttgtcatgtgaattcctgaggtcagatggcccaggatgtgagtgggcgttaaggcgtctggggagggaactcaaaactggattatagatggcagacagttggtgtcgtaaaccaccgcctctgttcaaagatggtcgctcacagtggacatagatggcctctttcactcctctttcaaaccatctgtcctctctgtccaatatgtgaacattggcatcctcaaaagagtgacctttatccttaagatgcagatggactgctgagtcttgtcctgtggaggtggctcttctatgttgtgccatgcgcttgtgaagtggctgtttggtctctccaatgtagaggtctgggcattcctcgctgcactgtacagcatacaccacgttgttcagtgtgtgttttggagttttgtctttcgggtgaaccagtttgtgtctgagtgtgttgctgggtctgaagtacactgggatgtcgtgcttggaactccaccgacttcaccgacaaggtccagaaacttaccctggatccagatgaaaccatggtgtcctttgatgtagtctctctcttcacttgcatacccaccacggaagcagtggagactgtcagaaaacgactacaagaagacacctccttggaagacaggaccaactttacacccgatcagatttgcacactgttagacctctgccttaccactacatacttcaaatacaacgaaggcttctacagacaaaaacatggctgtgccatgggctcccctgtgtcacctattgtagccaacctttacatggaggaagtggaaagaaaggctcttggctctttcaaaggaggagtacccagccactggtacagatatgtagacgacacctgggtcaaaatcaagacacaagaagtggaatccttcactgcgcacattaatgctgtggataaaaacatcaagttcaccagggaagacacaaaggacaactgcttgcctttcctggactgcgctgtgcacattgaagagaatggcaacctcaacattgaagtttacggaagcccacacacacagaccagtacctcctctttgactcccatcaccctctggaacacaaacttggagtaattaggaccctacaccaccgggcagaacatgttccctccaagcctgaagggaaaaagaaggaacacacacatgtaaaggaagcactgaaaacatgcggttatcctaactggacgttcataaagtcagcaaagaggcacagaaaagaagatcagacaccagcgagggaggataagaaagacagacgcaacaacattgtcatcccctatgtagcggtgtatcagagaaactcaggagagttttctccaagcacgacatcccagtgtacttcagacccagcaacacactcagacacaaactggttcacccgaaagacaaaactccaaaacacagactgaacaacgtggtgtatgctgtacagtgcagcgaggaatgcccagacctctacattggagagaccaaacagccacttcacaagcgcatggcacaacatagaagagccacctccacaggacaagactcagcagtccatctgcatcttaaggataaaggtcactcttttgaggatgccaatgttcacatattggacagagaggacagatggtttgaaagagggtgaaagaggccatctatgtccactgtgagcgaccatctttgaacagaggcggtggtttacgacaccaactgtctgccatctataatccagttttgagttccctcccagacgccttaacgcccactcacatcctgggccatctgacctcaggaattcacatgacaaggtggggccaggtttcacaatgggctcacccgaaaccctggctgattaggacccacacccgctttcacaccttggcgcatgtgattagaggatcaccaggggtcctttgtccctcattgggggatactcccactgggtttaaatctgggactctcggccatttgaccttagaactgaagaagcttctcggatgagaggtgaaacgtcttcaagcaacttaaagaagtccagacgcttttctttgcaaactcctttgattttCCTAATATGATTCTGGATTCTTTGGCCattattgattattattatttttattttattatttttagggATTGAAAAATCGGATATTGATTGCAAATATGTTTATTCATACAATGTCTTATAGTTgtgttgaaaaaagaaaattatagaATGATAGCTTAATAACTTACCAGTAATGTCTTTAACAAATTAGTTAGCAGCTTAATGTAATAACGCCGCTTGACTCAGCATGACTGTCTGCTTAGCTGTGATGCATACACTGCTACAGACAGTACTAAGACTGTTGTACACAGTGCAGTCAGAGGTGTAATTTATCTTTTGAACAAACTATCAGGACACCATTTCTAAATTACTCAGCCCTCTTTTTTTGGATGTCTtctgcactttaaaaaaaaaaaagataaaaaagataTTGGACATTATACTCATCCATCTGCTGACCCATATCAAGAGGATGACTAATCTGTATAACAAAATGTTTGTACTTGAAGATGTAGAGTTGATCTTGGAACAGCTTTTACGCATTAATTCGCAAGTTTTGTTTATGCTTTGTTTAAGGCATCACAGTCTAATCAGGCTTGCCAGTTGCTGaattaagtttgtgtttttccacagGATGGAGCATGCAAGAATGCATGCCAAACACAAAGGCCATGAGGCCATGCACGCAGAGatggtgctgatcctcattgtTACCCTGGTTGTCGCCCAGCTAGTCCTCGTGCAGTGGAAACAGAGGCATCCAAAGTCATACAATGTAAGGCACAAAAGAAACACTAATAATTTGGCAATCATTCAGTTTGAATTAAAacagttttagttttgttcGGTTGGGaatgtgtgtgtccgtgtgtgtgaatggggaAGTGAAAGTGCACAGTAAATGCTGTGGTTTTTATGGTTTCTTAGTTTTCATAGATAATTCCAGCTAAACCTGTTTTCTCAAAGAGAGATCCTGtaatttcttattttcttccacATCATCAAAAATTTGAAGTCATTTGttatatgtttgtgtttttgtgtttgcacaGTCTGATGGTAGTCAGGACTGCATGAATGTTCTAACGCACACACTTTGCTGTCTTGTAGTTGGTGACTTTGTTCCAGATGTGGGTAGTTCCTCTGTACTTTACTACCAAACTTCACTGGTGGAGGTTCCTGACCACGTGGTTTATCTTCTCTGTAATCACAGCGTACATTTCCTTCCGTGCTACCCGTAAGCCTCTGGCCTGCACCACACCGAGGTAAAGCCATTGTTTACACTCACACGTTCCTGTAAATATACccattcctctctctctgtgggaaCAGAATTGTCAGGAAAATATCCTGATATATTCTGATTCAACTATTTTGTTTGTGTAGGTTGGTGTACAAGTGGTTCCTCCTTCTGTATAAAATCAGCTATGCCACGGGAATAGTTGGCTACACTGTCGTCATGTTTACACTTTTTGGTATTAACCTAATATTCAGGTATGTATTGCACATtagttcagttttttaaaaatatcagtgAATGTCAATCTACTGCAATTAAAACCCTTCAAATGGGAGACtatagaaatatttttttcagtgaaacgttctttttcatgtttaaatGTATGAGGTTCTGTGATTGGGTGGATGCATCCTCTAGCAATTGGCTGCCATTAGATGGCGCTGTTTTCCATATTACGATTTCTTTCCTCCTTTGTATTTGTCCATCTATGTGATTTGGGTTTTGCTAATTTATAAAGTAAAGTACTTGATGTTACACACAGAATTTTCCAACATAACTGAGAGCTGAGAGTATTACAAGAAGAAGCTTTAGTGAAAAGTATCTGTTTACTTGACTGACTACTTTGATGATGATTTTACCATCGAAGAACTCTTTCAACTTTCTGAGTTCATTAAACCTGCCTTCTTTAACAGGCCTCACGTGTACAGTgtgggaaataattatttgagcCCTTCCTGAGTTTGtcagtttgttcattttttttgtaattgagACAGAGTGATCACCAAAAAtcatgaaaacacacattacaAAAGTTGTACATTGATTTGTCCTTGAGTGCAATAAGTATTTAGTCCTGTACCACCCAGGCAGAATTCTGCCTCCCACAGATTGACACTGTGGCCATGTTCCACACAGATTACAGTCAATCAACCAGTCAATCAATTACAGACACTGACTTAGTATCTGGAGGTTTCACCTTCAGATACTAAGTCATGTTTTGCATGAGGATCAAATACTCATTTCACTCAGTGACAGACTCAGTGGCTGAGGCCAGTTTAAGGtagtgcatttttgtttttggtttataCTCTGTCctctccattaaaataaaaatactaccATAAGAATTAgtgactgttcatttctttgtgagCAACTTCAActggggatcaaataattattccCTACACTCCATGTATAAAAAGGTGAATTACAACTGTCAACTTTATAGTAGTTGACAGTTGTAATTCTGTACTTTATAGTACAGTGCTttcataaaatgtaattttcagttacaaaacgtcatatTTTGTCTGTTCTGTTTCACAACAAGTAGAACAAGACAGCAGTTTTTACACACGAAAAGTAAAAATGCTACAGATGCATAATTTTCCAAATTCAGATCAGACTTACAGAAGCTGATATCACTGATTATGGTTTGATGTTCTGGGATCATCATAAGAGGATAGATTTCTAACAGCTTGGTGAAATatagtgatttatttattacttattttttaaacagaggggaaaaacagaaaattgaaATTTTATAGTCTAGTCTTTCACCAAAAATGTAAAGCATTTGTCTGTCTTATGGAGCAAACTGAACTTCAGGTTGAATAACAACATTATCAGTCAGATGATTTCAGTACTGTGTTCTTTGTCCAGGATAAAGCCAGAGGATGCCATGGACTTTGGTGTTTCACTTCTCTTCTATGGACTGTACTACGGGGTCCTGGGAAGGGACTTTGCAGAGATGTGTGCAGACTTCATGGCTTCAACCATTGGGGTAAATACACAAATTTAAAACGGTGTATATTTTCTCCTGGCTGTAACCTAAAATTGAATGTAGCCTTTTCCCTCCCGCAGTATTACAGTGCATCCGGCATGCCAACCAAACACCTCTCGGacaacatctgtgctgtgtgcGGTCAGCCCATCCTTGTCGATGTCAGTGAGGAAGGGATCATTGAGAACACATATCGATTATCTTGCAACCATGTGTATCCTTCCTGTGACATTTACTGACACATCTTCGTGCTTTTAATGGTTACTGGTGAAAGAGAAGTTAAGGTGCGTGATGGAGAATTCTGTTGGTATAAAAGGCATGTCATGGGTTGGCATGGAACTACACTGTGTACTCAATTAACAGCTCAAAGAGGAATTGCCAGGGTTTACCTGACCTTTATGCCAGACTGTTGATGTCTCTGTTACTTCCCCGAGGATCTGTTGTGTGTCGTAAATGATACACAGTGCCATTTCAcgatttgtgttttgttttgtttgtttgggttttggaTCAAGTTTGACAGGTTATTTGATGTATTCTTTATAGGAAATCAACTTTCTATTTAAAATGCTGTTTAAAATTTACCTATCTTTAATATTGGAATTATTTCCTTATAAAAAGATGTGACCAAAATTGCATTATCCACACCTGAAAATTATTCTTTTATTACACATAAAAGCAACACCAGGtttagatttaaaacaaaacaaaacaaaaaacaacacatatttgcaaactgaaatgtaattattaattAACAGTGCAGTACAAGTGTCTCGCCCTACAGTGCAGTGCTATCTGTAGTTGAAATTATCATTTGTCCTTAAATTGTACTATTGTTTTgtataaataatttaatatcAGATGAATGTTGTCCTTTTGACTGGTATTAGAGCATCAATGTTGGATGAATGTTCAAAGATGTCCGAGTATTCAGTATTTGAGCCTTAACTCCAAATCCAGGTTCCATGAATTCTGCATAAGAGGATGGTGTATCGTCGGGAAGAAGCAGATGTGTCCGTACTGCAAAGAGAAGGTGGATCTGAAGAGGATGTTCAGTAACCCGTATCCTTTTTATTCTGGGATTCTGTCTGCattagttacattttttttaaactaaatattgaatgaTTCCTGAATTAGTTGTAATTTCAAAGATTCTAATGAAATAATAACTTTCTGCATAGAAATGCTGACAAAAACAGACCCTGTGAAGGTTTTGAATGTACTTTCAAGTCCAAAAGCAAGTATGACAGATGAGATCTAACAAAGCACTGAAACCTAATTATGCCAAGTCACAGCATAGTGGgagtgggggggtggggggggtgttCCATACTGCTAAGTACAGGCTATTTTGAACAAACAAAGCCAAAGCATAAATTGTATACgaggttcctgttcctttttgTGGGTTGGAAAAACACTTTATATAACTGACAAATACATGTTATATATAATAATTAATGATTTCTCAGGAGCTGATGAAGGTTTCTGCTTCCTTGTGATGCGTCATCACTGGGGTTACATGTTGACCTCTTTATTGTTCTccatttatttatcatttctgatTGTTGTCAAGGGTTATTTCCTTAACCATTTCTATTCTAGCTGGGAAAGACCGCACGTCATGTATGGACAACTTTTAGACTGGCTTCGGTACTTGGTGGCCTGGCAGCCTGTTATTATTGGATTTGTGCAAGGTATCAACTACGTCCTGGGTCTGGAGTAGCCGGCAGAAACCGGCAGAAACGGACACACATACCATGTGGAGAAGATTATGCACTGGCTCAAAAAGACTGAGGGCCTAACATTGAACTAAAAcaccaatttttaaaaaaaaaaaaagtgtctatACTTTTTGTACATATTTATAGGCACATATCTGTATTTGCAGTTTATTTGAATTTTCTTAGTAACCTAAAATTGGATGTGTGTCTCATTTTCCCAGGATTTGATTGGTCTGTGTATCTCATGGCCTAGTAAAGCGGTTTTTGAAATCATTAGAGGGGTTTTTTACTAATTTATGTCTTAAGTGTCAAAAGGTTAAAGGATCATGCTGGAATGTGTCATCCTCGTGTCTGATGGTTATTAAACATGAGTAATAAGTATTTCCTCTGGGCTCCTAAATATATGAACGCTATATCCACAGACATTAGTTTCACAACTGCTTTAGTTACAATTCCTGCTTCACATCGGTCACGTATTTTGACCAGAAGTGGCACCAGTTTCAAAAGGGCCTGTCATATGCCCTTAAGTTGTAATCATATGTCAGAAAGTGCTACTCATATTGGTAAAAACGGTACCTCCTACATTTACAATGGAAATTCTAGTGTTACTGTAATTCATGATGTCCTCTTTTCAGGGAATCACCCATCTTTAGCCAAGTGGCAACAGAGTCATTTTGGTTTGACCTTTATCCAGTGTCTCAGCATATGTGAGTGCTAAATTAAATTCCCCTGCATTGTCTTGGTGTAgcagagatgatgatgatgatgagtagGCAAATTTCAGTCAAAATTGTGTGTggagagaaataaataattcaaagtTATAATGTAACTGGACTAAAATCCATCAAAAGTATTCAAGTTAATTTTAAGATGTAGATGAAAAACATCCCAGAGTGATCCTTTAACAGTGAGCATGCAGATGGGGATGGTCTTATTTTCACGTGGTATGTGCATTATCTTCCATCCTGAAATTTTTGGAAGAGAATGGTTGATAATCTTTTTGTGGGTACCCGTCAGACTAAATGCATAAAGCAGTTGTTTTAGGGCCCATTTGTGCACCTCACCACCAGCTTAAATGGTAAAAGGACTGTGTGTAACCAGACCAAATGTGATCATTTTGTTTTGATCCAGATCGATTAATAAATGTCACTTCGATCATGTGTGTTTTGTCCATACGTCTGCGAGGTATTATTCACAACCCTCCATTTTGTCACAAAGAATTAGTCAGCACATCTCATTTGTGCAAACACTGTGTGGGTGAAAAAGgaagttgagtgtgtgtgtgcgtgtgtgtgtgcccgcatatatatatatatgcacagtAATCTGAAGCACTGGTCAGCAGCAAAAGACTCACACAGGAGGAATCAATATGAAGCTCTCGTCTGCTGTGAAAGGTAAGGACTTATTATGATaccaaacagtttgtttttctttgcattatATTCAGTGGTGAACATTTTGTGTCTCTAACAGTTCTGGGATCTCTCTGTCTGCTGCTCATAGATGGATTTCCAGGTACAGAATAGTTATGGGATAGATAAAAGGTTTATTTTTGTGTAGTAAGATTTTTAACTTTAGAATGTTTTGCAGTTTCTGAAGATGAATCTCCAGAGATAATTGGACCAGGCTTTGTCCAAATAAAAACTCATCCAGGTAACGCATCAAGTCTCTTTTGATGGGACAGGCTGTGTTGTTGTGAAACCTTTCTTAGATGTATGGATGTGTTCTGCCTCCTAGGTGCACCACTGGTGCTTCACTGTGATGCGTTTGCAAACTGTGAGGACGATGCGACTCTTATCTACTGGCTTGTCAATGACACCTTCCCCGAAGATGCCCCCAGCAGTGACAGGATAACAGAATCTAATGAGTGAGTATCTTTGTTACAATTACAGTGGAAGTgaacattaaattaaaacagttaaaacagTAGTCTGTAGCTGGGCTGTAATGGCTGTGTTTTCATTAGATCTACTCTAGAGGAGGGTGCAATCCTTCAGAGGAGTTTGCTGttgaagaacatcacatccgAGGACCTCAAATCCACCTTCACATGTGTTGTGACAAATGCTGTGGGAATggcccaaaaacacattaaattaaTAGCAACAAGTGAATGACTGAAGATACTAAATGACAACTGTGTAAAAGATCTTGATTTTCTGTCCTCTGTATTGTGATATAAGTCATGTCTGTCAAGAGTCAACATTGCATGTCAGCATTTTCATGTAAAACTTTTGTTTGGCAACTTGTGGATGAACCCTGCTGAAGAGCTGGATGGTTCAAAACCTGAACTCCAGTTACGCTTAAAGGTAAAGCAAGTAGCTGCTGCGGGTCATCAGAACGCTCTGCTTTATATGAATCTGACAAACATACAGAGGCGCCATCTGATGTAGCACTGTTGTGGTCCAATTGTAACTCTGTTACACTTACCCACATTACTGTCATTTAGGCGACTGTGCCACACTTCAGAACGTGTGCTGAATATTGTGTCAGCAAACTGTTTTCTATGCCTGTGTACGGTTCCTGTacttgctgaaaaaaaaaatagtgaaaaTTAAATGTATATACTTTTAAACCAATAACCATGTTTCCCTTGAGAGTTACTGTTATTCACACTTAGATGTTTGAAATAAGCCAACTGCTCACTATTCCTAATAATATCGGAGTAAGCATTTCCACCATCTGTACAGCAGAGGTCAGCAAAGCAGTTCGGTTCCTCAACCTTGTTTTGTTGGGGAGCAGATTTAGTTTGGTAGACGCAGTCAACATGCCAATGTCTAAGTTGTGTTTAATCTTTTTTAGATTCATGCTTGAAAGCAGATATAATTTCTATTGATAAATAGCAGCtcatttaatttgatttgaagaaaaaaaaaaaacaataaaatgagtTTTACTTAAGATTGTTTTTCTTGAGTTAAAACTGCTAGTTATCAAATATCACCGGGGCTTTATATTGATACCTGAAGCAGATTCATGAGAAATGATGCAGATATTTTGAGTCAAAGGAAAACTTCAAATGTCTGTGATGTGCTGTAGTGATTAAAGCTACAGGAGTCCATATTCTTTTTAGTTATGTAGTTTAAGCTATAAAAGAACTCCTTAAATGTAATTACTGCATTGctcagaaatgtgtttttatgttgctGCTAAATAGTTAATTGACGCAAGGTGGGAACCTCAACTGCTCACTCAAGTGCAATGGATGTTGTTTATGTTGAACTGTCCATAGCCAGAACCCATGGAGCAATGAAGACGCAGTTAAACTTCAGGCCCATGTTGTGGagaattttattgtttattgtatCACACTGCCtggcccccccaaaaaagttgCCACCTGGATTTACCTAAGCAAACAGGTACAAGCCTCCTATTGGACAGTTACTGCATGGGCGATTATCTTTCAGCTGGCAAACTGGTGCAATGAGTTGCTTCTCATTTCATAAACAACCATGTTGAAAGACACGTGATGGTTGTGgaaaagatgttagtgtgtttgaGAAGGGTCAAATCATTGGTAAACATCTAAGGAGATTGCAGAAACTGCTAAAACTGGGTTAAGAACTGTCCAACGCATTATTAATAAGTGGAAGTATATTGGGGACCCATCGTGTTCAAGGAAGAAATGTGGCCAGAAAAACCCCTGAATGATCGTGATTAGCGATCACTTAAACGTTTGGTGGaatcaaatcaaagaaaaactaCAGTAGAACTCAGGGCTAGTGAAAGTGAGAGCATTTACACACGCACAATACAAAGGGAACTCAAGAGATTGAGACTGAACAGCTGTGTAGCCGTAAGAAAACCACTAATCAGTAAGGCAAACCGGGAAAAAAGGCTTCAATTTGCTAGGGAGCATAAAGATTGGAGTCTGGAGCAATGGAAGAAGGTCTTGTGGTCTGATGGGCGCATCA
This window harbors:
- the rnf121 gene encoding RING finger protein 121, encoding MAGVFEVEVDGVEHDHGLEHHDEPNQYDLSKLSPEEKWRMEHARMHAKHKGHEAMHAEMVLILIVTLVVAQLVLVQWKQRHPKSYNLVTLFQMWVVPLYFTTKLHWWRFLTTWFIFSVITAYISFRATRKPLACTTPRLVYKWFLLLYKISYATGIVGYTVVMFTLFGINLIFRIKPEDAMDFGVSLLFYGLYYGVLGRDFAEMCADFMASTIGYYSASGMPTKHLSDNICAVCGQPILVDVSEEGIIENTYRLSCNHVFHEFCIRGWCIVGKKQMCPYCKEKVDLKRMFSNPWERPHVMYGQLLDWLRYLVAWQPVIIGFVQGINYVLGLE
- the LOC120442321 gene encoding interleukin-1 receptor accessory protein-like — protein: MKLSSAVKVLGSLCLLLIDGFPVSEDESPEIIGPGFVQIKTHPGAPLVLHCDAFANCEDDATLIYWLVNDTFPEDAPSSDRITESNESTLEEGAILQRSLLLKNITSEDLKSTFTCVVTNAVGMAQKHIKLIATSE